Proteins from one Mesotoga infera genomic window:
- a CDS encoding MFS transporter — protein MPGIILFEALIYACLATKNMLSQYFDLAGYSSVQVGFLMAVLPIVSLVSSPFWFKLGSKIGERRIYYVVSIATAFLIWPVFLAGDFTTNLLFMLVFSFFFSGIVPIGDSLIMSRIKLTGGRFDRIRLCGTVGFAVTSFCLSVVLGSSFVWLFVATSLVVSLSAMIIGLKGDGAGPSRGPSKKKKADGTLFEYSVMTAGMFLGITLNSFHNSFIPLLTRERGMDVSTVGVIFAITAISEIPFLLYADRLISRIGNLAVLEIGMGVIGVRMILISFTTSVVSLYLAETLHGLTYILMYYSLFDYIHFRLPEEHLTSAQSVFWVVRSGLTFIAGSIGGGFLIERLSVTIAFRYFGVAGMAAAGIVFFIGLLKRIDSRVKYKEKTGG, from the coding sequence ATGCCCGGGATTATTTTATTTGAAGCGTTGATATACGCCTGCCTGGCGACCAAGAACATGTTGAGCCAGTACTTCGATCTGGCAGGTTACTCTTCGGTCCAGGTCGGTTTTCTTATGGCCGTGCTTCCCATCGTGTCGCTCGTGTCAAGCCCTTTCTGGTTCAAACTGGGTTCAAAGATAGGCGAGAGGCGTATCTATTACGTTGTTTCGATCGCCACTGCCTTCCTCATCTGGCCGGTCTTCCTGGCCGGAGATTTCACGACAAACCTTCTGTTCATGCTTGTTTTCTCCTTTTTCTTTTCGGGGATCGTTCCGATCGGAGATTCTTTGATCATGTCCAGAATCAAACTGACAGGCGGTCGATTCGATAGAATAAGGTTGTGCGGAACGGTCGGTTTCGCCGTCACTTCCTTCTGCCTGAGCGTGGTTCTGGGCAGTTCTTTCGTATGGCTTTTCGTGGCAACTTCTCTGGTGGTCTCTCTCTCGGCCATGATAATCGGCCTGAAAGGTGACGGTGCCGGTCCTTCGCGCGGACCGTCGAAGAAGAAAAAGGCCGATGGAACGCTTTTTGAGTACTCGGTAATGACCGCCGGCATGTTCCTGGGCATAACTCTCAACTCGTTCCACAATTCCTTCATACCTCTTCTGACCAGAGAGAGGGGTATGGATGTCTCTACCGTGGGAGTTATTTTCGCGATAACCGCTATATCGGAGATACCTTTTCTTCTTTATGCCGATAGATTGATATCCAGAATCGGGAATCTGGCCGTTCTTGAGATCGGCATGGGTGTGATAGGCGTCAGAATGATACTAATATCCTTCACCACGAGCGTGGTATCCCTGTATCTCGCCGAGACGCTTCATGGACTCACGTATATCCTCATGTACTATTCGCTTTTCGATTACATCCACTTCAGGCTGCCCGAAGAGCATCTGACTTCTGCCCAGAGCGTCTTCTGGGTGGTGAGATCCGGTTTGACCTTCATCGCCGGTTCGATTGGAGGGGGTTTTCTGATCGAAAGGCTTTCGGTGACCATCGCCTTCAGATACTTCGGGGTAGCCGGGATGGCGGCGGCCGGTATCGTATTCTTCATCGGTCTGTTGAAGAGGATCGATTCAAGAGTGAAATACAAAGAGAAAACCGGAGGCTGA
- a CDS encoding helix-turn-helix transcriptional regulator: protein MKNKLREFRFKNDEITQESLAELVGVSRQTIIAIEKGRFNPSVKLALKISHALRCTVEDLFIIEEGD from the coding sequence GTGAAAAACAAACTGCGCGAATTCAGGTTCAAGAACGACGAGATAACTCAGGAATCTCTTGCGGAGCTTGTCGGGGTTAGCAGACAGACGATCATCGCGATTGAGAAGGGACGGTTCAATCCTTCTGTCAAACTTGCTCTCAAGATCTCGCATGCGTTGCGTTGCACAGTGGAAGACTTGTTCATTATCGAAGAAGGTGATTGA
- a CDS encoding MurR/RpiR family transcriptional regulator, whose product MGEEYAINGKLKAMLKGLNPAEQKAARYIIDFPDDVIHHSISELSVLAGTSETTIFRLSKKLGFDGYQSLKIQLARELSLSTPVVYADKNELISELIGALNQQNQLLDDRQLDGISRRIVKANRLIFFGVASSGIVAEFGATLFMRAGFSTAYYTDPHLQIMTAVSLNERDIVFGISASGNIRDTVKSIEVATDSGAYTIAITGGVGSRIVNAAKETIYVAQGGHETGIPQLQPRVCQLVVIQLLLEKVIKMRDDTLKTLEKVDRTLDKKRYL is encoded by the coding sequence ATGGGAGAAGAATACGCGATAAACGGAAAATTGAAAGCTATGCTCAAAGGTCTTAATCCGGCCGAACAGAAGGCCGCCAGATATATCATTGACTTCCCGGACGACGTGATTCACCACTCCATCAGCGAGCTGTCCGTTCTGGCCGGAACAAGTGAGACCACGATCTTCAGGCTTTCGAAAAAACTGGGCTTCGACGGTTACCAGTCCCTCAAGATACAGCTCGCCAGAGAGCTTTCTCTCTCCACTCCTGTCGTGTACGCCGACAAGAACGAGTTGATCTCGGAATTGATCGGCGCGCTCAACCAGCAGAACCAGTTGCTGGACGATAGACAGCTCGACGGAATATCCAGGCGAATCGTAAAAGCGAACAGACTGATATTCTTCGGGGTTGCCTCGAGCGGAATCGTCGCCGAGTTCGGAGCCACGCTCTTCATGAGGGCCGGTTTCTCGACGGCTTACTACACCGATCCGCACCTCCAGATCATGACGGCCGTTTCGCTGAACGAGAGAGATATAGTCTTCGGCATCTCGGCCAGCGGCAATATACGGGACACGGTGAAATCCATCGAGGTCGCCACCGATTCTGGCGCCTACACCATAGCGATAACCGGGGGAGTCGGCTCGAGGATAGTGAACGCGGCGAAAGAGACCATCTACGTCGCCCAGGGCGGTCACGAGACAGGCATACCCCAGCTGCAACCAAGAGTCTGCCAGCTGGTCGTAATTCAGTTGTTGCTGGAAAAAGTTATCAAAATGAGGGACGACACGCTGAAAACTCTTGAAAAAGTCGATAGGACACTGGACAAGAAGAGATATCTGTGA